A genomic segment from Bryobacteraceae bacterium encodes:
- the mqnC gene encoding cyclic dehypoxanthinyl futalosine synthase: protein MLTRQQAIDLFENDDLIGIGMEADALRRKLHPEGVATYIIDRNINYTNVCTEYCSFCAFYRPVGHKEGYIQPKESIFEKIQETIDLGGTGILMQGGLHPDLKIEWYEDLFRSIKARFPIHLHCLSAPEVTNIAEVSGIGLRETIARLRDSGLDSIPGGGAEILDDAVRHRISRLKCSSQEWVDVHRTAHALGMRTTATMMFGCGETIEQRVNHLEVVRRIQEDTGGFTAFIPWSFQRENTSLGRFVKEEATAVEYLKTLAISRIYLPNILNVQSSWVTQGLKTCQVGLRFGGNDVGSIMIEENVVSAAGARNQASEEDLRRIIRDAGFVPKQRDTLYRTYFLN, encoded by the coding sequence ATGTTGACCCGCCAGCAGGCTATCGATCTGTTCGAAAACGACGACCTCATCGGCATCGGCATGGAAGCCGACGCGCTCCGCCGCAAGCTCCATCCGGAGGGCGTCGCAACGTATATCATCGATCGCAACATCAACTACACCAACGTCTGCACCGAGTACTGCAGCTTCTGCGCCTTCTATCGCCCGGTGGGTCACAAGGAAGGCTATATCCAGCCGAAGGAGTCGATCTTCGAGAAGATCCAGGAGACCATCGACCTCGGCGGCACGGGGATCCTCATGCAGGGCGGGCTCCATCCGGATCTGAAAATCGAGTGGTACGAGGACCTGTTCCGGTCGATCAAAGCGCGCTTTCCCATTCACCTCCACTGCCTTTCGGCGCCCGAGGTGACCAACATCGCCGAAGTGAGCGGCATCGGCCTGCGCGAAACCATCGCGCGCCTCCGCGACTCCGGGCTCGACTCCATCCCCGGCGGCGGAGCCGAGATCCTTGATGACGCGGTTCGCCATCGCATCTCGCGGCTCAAGTGCAGCTCCCAGGAATGGGTGGACGTGCACCGAACCGCGCACGCGCTCGGCATGCGAACCACCGCGACCATGATGTTCGGTTGCGGCGAGACAATTGAACAGCGGGTGAATCATCTCGAAGTGGTGCGGCGGATCCAGGAGGACACGGGCGGGTTTACGGCGTTCATCCCCTGGTCTTTCCAGCGCGAGAACACGTCGCTCGGACGCTTCGTGAAGGAAGAAGCGACGGCCGTGGAATACCTGAAGACACTCGCCATCTCCCGCATCTACCTGCCGAACATTCTCAACGTGCAGTCATCCTGGGTGACGCAGGGGCTGAAGACGTGCCAGGTTGGGCTGCGATTCGGCGGCAACGACGTGGGCAGCATCATGATCGAGGAGAACGTCGTATCCGCGGCCGGCGCGCGAAATCAGGCCAGCGAAGAGGACCTGCGGCGCATCATCCGCGACGCCGGCTTTGTCCCCAAGCAGCGCGACACCCTCTACCGTACGTATTTCCTCAATTAG
- a CDS encoding acyclic terpene utilization AtuA family protein, with protein MIRIANGQGFWGDWLEAPVRLVEQGPLDYLALDYLAEITMSIVQKQKAADPNTGYARDFPPLIGRIGKKILDGDIKVIANAGGVNPVACAREVKRLAPDVKVAVVEGDDIYGRIDAMIAAGHEMRNMDTGEPLSTIRHRITSANAYIGAFPVAAALATGADVVIAGRCTDTALTLAPMIHRFGWKETDWDLLAAGTIAGHIIECGAQATGGNCQVDWQSIPRMADIGYPIVEAEPDGAFTVTKHAGSGGRVHSSMVKEQLLYELGDPKQYITPDCVADFTSIRLRDTDPDRVRVSGIRGGPRTPFLKLSISYAWGWKAIGTLVYSWPDAPAKARAADAIVRERLRQLGLRFDEILTEYFGVNACHGPAAPPVEDPPEVQVRIGVRGADRKAVDRFTRELIPLVLSGPPSATGFSDGRPPVREVIAYWPALVPRELIQTRVEVIE; from the coding sequence ATGATCCGGATCGCGAATGGCCAAGGCTTCTGGGGCGACTGGCTGGAAGCGCCCGTCCGGCTTGTCGAACAGGGGCCGCTCGACTATCTCGCGCTCGACTATCTCGCCGAGATCACGATGTCGATCGTGCAGAAGCAGAAAGCCGCTGACCCGAACACGGGCTACGCGCGCGACTTTCCGCCGCTCATCGGCCGCATCGGGAAGAAGATCCTTGATGGCGATATCAAGGTGATCGCGAATGCGGGCGGTGTGAATCCCGTGGCTTGCGCGCGCGAAGTGAAGCGCCTCGCGCCGGACGTGAAGGTCGCCGTAGTGGAAGGCGACGACATCTATGGCCGGATCGACGCGATGATCGCCGCCGGGCATGAGATGCGCAACATGGATACCGGCGAGCCGCTCTCGACGATTCGCCACCGCATCACCAGCGCCAACGCCTACATCGGCGCCTTCCCCGTGGCCGCCGCGCTCGCCACCGGAGCCGACGTCGTAATCGCCGGGCGCTGCACCGACACGGCGCTGACGCTCGCTCCGATGATCCACCGCTTCGGGTGGAAGGAAACGGACTGGGATCTGCTCGCGGCGGGTACGATCGCCGGACACATCATCGAGTGCGGCGCGCAGGCGACCGGCGGCAACTGCCAGGTGGATTGGCAATCGATTCCGCGCATGGCCGACATCGGCTACCCGATCGTCGAGGCCGAACCCGATGGCGCGTTCACCGTCACCAAGCACGCAGGCTCCGGCGGGAGAGTGCATTCGAGCATGGTGAAAGAGCAACTGCTCTATGAACTCGGCGATCCGAAACAGTACATTACGCCGGACTGCGTCGCCGATTTCACGAGCATCCGGCTCCGGGACACGGATCCGGACCGTGTTCGTGTGAGCGGAATCCGCGGCGGCCCGAGGACGCCGTTTCTGAAGCTTTCGATCTCATACGCGTGGGGCTGGAAGGCGATCGGAACGCTCGTCTACAGTTGGCCGGACGCGCCGGCGAAGGCGCGGGCCGCCGACGCCATCGTACGCGAGCGGCTGCGGCAATTGGGTCTCCGCTTCGACGAGATCCTCACCGAGTATTTCGGCGTCAACGCCTGTCACGGGCCGGCCGCTCCGCCGGTGGAAGATCCGCCCGAGGTGCAGGTGCGGATCGGCGTGCGCGGCGCGGATCGAAAGGCCGTGGACCGGTTCACGCGCGAGTTGATTCCACTCGTGCTGAGCGGCCCGCCTTCGGCAACCGGCTTCAGCGACGGCCGCCCGCCAGTGCGAGAGGTGATCGCGTATTGGCCGGCGCTCGTCCCCCGCGAACTGATTCAAACCCGAGTGGAGGTGATCGAATGA
- a CDS encoding DMT family transporter yields the protein MKTASRSAELALLGVTVVWGATFTLVKGALEDVSTLLFLTLRFTAGAAMMAALLRPSWSGSGPALAAGTRGGLIAGLCLAAAYFLQTAGLRLTTPTHSAFLTALCVVLVPFFGALVYRVVPRWMEGLGVGLALVGTALLTSPFEGSGFSTGDLLSGLCAVAFAFHILAMGAFAPRADFARLSVMQLAIVAVLGILTCWWAEPMYVRWTPRLFFALAVTSVLCTAAGYTVQAWAQQRTSATRAALIFSLEPVSAATTSYAIDGEPLAGPALWGAALILAGVLVVELKPNR from the coding sequence TTGAAAACGGCTTCGCGATCGGCGGAACTGGCGCTGTTGGGGGTGACGGTTGTATGGGGCGCGACGTTCACGCTGGTGAAAGGGGCGCTCGAAGACGTTTCGACGCTGCTGTTTCTGACGCTGCGGTTCACGGCCGGGGCGGCGATGATGGCGGCGCTGCTGCGGCCTTCGTGGAGCGGATCGGGTCCGGCGCTGGCGGCGGGAACGCGGGGAGGATTGATCGCCGGGCTCTGCCTGGCGGCGGCCTATTTCCTTCAGACGGCCGGTCTGCGGCTGACGACGCCGACGCACTCGGCCTTTCTCACGGCGCTCTGCGTGGTGCTGGTACCTTTTTTCGGCGCGCTCGTCTATCGGGTTGTACCGCGATGGATGGAGGGACTGGGTGTAGGGTTGGCGCTGGTGGGAACGGCGCTGCTGACTTCTCCTTTTGAAGGTTCCGGCTTTTCCACCGGCGACTTGCTCTCCGGGCTTTGCGCCGTCGCCTTCGCTTTTCACATCCTGGCGATGGGGGCCTTCGCGCCCCGGGCCGATTTCGCGCGCCTTTCGGTGATGCAACTAGCCATCGTGGCGGTACTAGGGATATTGACATGTTGGTGGGCCGAGCCGATGTATGTTCGTTGGACGCCGCGTTTGTTCTTCGCGCTGGCGGTGACGTCGGTGTTGTGCACGGCGGCGGGCTACACGGTGCAGGCGTGGGCGCAGCAGCGGACGTCGGCGACACGCGCGGCGCTGATCTTCTCGTTGGAACCTGTTTCCGCGGCGACTACGTCTTATGCAATAGATGGAGAGCCGCTCGCCGGTCCGGCACTGTGGGGAGCGGCGCTGATCCTGGCTGGCGTGCTGGTGGTGGAGTTGAAACCAAACCGTTAG
- a CDS encoding penicillin acylase family protein translates to MIRQIAFVLAMSAALRGETVAGLQAPVEILRDKWGVPHIYAQNTGDLFFAQGWVTAKDRLFQIDLWRRVGAGKLAEVMGAAAIPRDRIARLVKYRGDWDKEWASYSPDTKQIATAFTAGINAYIGSLGGKWPVEFQAAGHGPGLWEPEDVTARVAGLLMIRNFSNEVRRAQDIERFGLQVVQRFLPPDPPVRIEIPRGLDLAGIGPELLADYNAAIGPVRLADQGSNNWVITGARSATGKPLLANDPHRPVNIPSLRKTVHLVAPGWNVIGAGEPALPGVALGHNEEIGFGFTIVGIDQGDIFVEKLNPANPDEYEYKGQWRKMQVVEEEIAVKGEPKPRKLRLGYTIHGPVLAEDLGRHRAYALKWVGSEPGTAGYLAALRLLRAKNWSEFEDAVRYYKVPSENLVYADRAGNIGWIASGMTPLRPNWNGLLPVPGHTGEYEWSGYLDPGKNPRKFNPPFGAIWTANHNILPEGYPHALGYEWAPPFRANRLEEIFRAQGVFDVPMLQRMQQDVMSHPARILRSFVLQWQPKPGELPEREARVVRMIREWDLDKRDYADRQNCCWLRTDSVEATIYEVWSSLLPYYYYGDRLGARAPLFQTLVDFHGRPDTWALLRSLTAALDFLEQGLGEDMSHWQWGHLHTITFRHPVDRKAFHRGPVSRPGDGNTVNSTSGGGFRQTNGASYRQILDVADWDRSVMTNVPGESGDPGSPFYDNLLEEWAGGGYHPMPYSRKAVEAAAAERVRLEPAR, encoded by the coding sequence ATGATCCGGCAAATAGCGTTCGTTTTGGCGATGTCCGCGGCGCTGCGCGGCGAGACGGTGGCGGGCCTTCAGGCACCCGTCGAGATCCTGCGCGACAAATGGGGCGTGCCGCACATCTACGCGCAAAACACCGGCGATCTGTTCTTCGCGCAGGGCTGGGTGACGGCCAAGGACCGGCTGTTCCAGATCGACCTGTGGCGGCGCGTGGGCGCCGGCAAGCTCGCCGAGGTGATGGGCGCGGCAGCGATTCCACGGGACCGGATCGCCCGGCTGGTGAAGTATCGCGGAGATTGGGACAAGGAATGGGCAAGCTACTCGCCGGATACGAAGCAGATTGCGACGGCGTTTACGGCGGGCATCAACGCCTACATCGGCTCGCTGGGCGGGAAGTGGCCGGTTGAGTTTCAGGCGGCCGGTCATGGTCCGGGGCTGTGGGAACCCGAGGATGTCACCGCTCGGGTGGCCGGGCTGCTGATGATCCGCAACTTCTCGAATGAGGTCCGGCGGGCGCAGGATATCGAGCGGTTTGGGTTGCAGGTGGTGCAGCGGTTCCTTCCGCCCGATCCGCCGGTGCGCATCGAGATTCCGCGCGGACTCGATCTGGCCGGGATCGGGCCGGAACTGCTTGCCGACTACAATGCAGCGATCGGTCCTGTGCGGCTCGCCGATCAGGGGAGCAACAACTGGGTGATCACAGGCGCGCGTTCGGCGACCGGGAAGCCGCTGCTGGCCAATGATCCGCATCGCCCGGTGAACATCCCCTCGCTCCGCAAGACGGTTCACCTGGTGGCGCCCGGATGGAACGTGATTGGCGCGGGCGAACCGGCGCTTCCTGGCGTCGCGTTGGGGCACAACGAAGAGATCGGGTTCGGGTTCACGATCGTCGGCATCGACCAGGGAGACATTTTCGTCGAGAAGCTGAACCCGGCGAACCCGGACGAATACGAGTACAAGGGCCAGTGGCGGAAGATGCAGGTGGTGGAGGAAGAGATCGCGGTGAAGGGCGAGCCGAAGCCGCGGAAGCTGCGGCTCGGCTACACGATCCATGGTCCGGTGCTGGCGGAAGATCTCGGACGGCATCGCGCGTATGCGCTGAAGTGGGTAGGGTCGGAGCCGGGAACAGCCGGGTATCTGGCGGCTCTGCGGCTGCTGCGGGCGAAGAACTGGAGCGAGTTCGAAGACGCGGTTCGCTACTACAAGGTGCCTTCGGAGAATCTTGTCTACGCGGACCGGGCGGGCAACATCGGGTGGATCGCCTCCGGAATGACGCCGCTGCGGCCGAACTGGAACGGCCTGCTGCCGGTGCCAGGGCATACGGGCGAATATGAATGGTCCGGCTATCTCGATCCGGGGAAGAACCCACGCAAGTTCAATCCGCCGTTCGGCGCCATCTGGACGGCGAACCACAACATTCTGCCCGAGGGCTACCCGCACGCGCTCGGCTATGAGTGGGCGCCGCCGTTCCGCGCCAATCGGCTGGAAGAGATCTTCCGCGCGCAGGGTGTGTTCGACGTGCCGATGCTCCAGCGCATGCAGCAGGACGTGATGTCGCACCCTGCGCGGATTCTCCGGTCGTTCGTGCTGCAATGGCAGCCGAAGCCGGGCGAGTTGCCGGAGCGCGAAGCTCGCGTGGTGCGGATGATCCGCGAATGGGATCTTGACAAGCGCGACTACGCGGATCGCCAGAACTGCTGCTGGCTTCGGACGGACTCGGTGGAAGCGACTATCTACGAGGTGTGGTCGTCGCTGCTTCCTTACTACTACTACGGGGACCGTCTGGGCGCCCGGGCGCCGTTGTTCCAGACGCTCGTGGATTTCCATGGGCGTCCGGATACGTGGGCGTTGCTGCGCTCCCTCACCGCCGCGCTCGACTTCCTCGAGCAGGGGCTTGGGGAGGATATGTCCCATTGGCAATGGGGCCACCTGCATACGATCACGTTCCGGCATCCGGTGGACCGGAAGGCGTTTCACCGCGGTCCGGTGTCGCGGCCCGGCGATGGGAACACCGTGAACTCGACCAGCGGCGGCGGCTTCCGGCAGACCAATGGGGCGAGCTACCGGCAGATTCTCGACGTCGCCGATTGGGACCGGTCGGTGATGACGAATGTGCCGGGGGAATCCGGGGATCCAGGGAGCCCGTTCTATGACAACCTGCTCGAGGAGTGGGCTGGCGGGGGGTATCATCCGATGCCGTATTCGCGCAAGGCGGTGGAGGCCGCGGCGGCGGAACGGGTGCGGCTGGAACCGGCCAGGTAG
- a CDS encoding gluconate 2-dehydrogenase subunit 3 family protein — protein MPSRREVLVSIGALPALGQAQDKKPKAFSSAELDLTRDLADAIIPRTGTPGAADSGVHWLIDASLAGRARELAAFKKGLAAVARQRKQGKDLTAILAALQSTKDPFFRQIKDLTIDSYYSTREGLAEELGWHGLTPMAEFPGCTHPEHQSQRKGRSGAAPNGQEFAGYPKPEPVRFARDRKEKG, from the coding sequence ATGCCTTCCCGAAGAGAAGTCCTCGTCTCAATTGGCGCCCTGCCCGCGCTCGGTCAAGCCCAGGACAAGAAGCCGAAAGCCTTCTCCTCCGCGGAACTCGACCTCACCCGCGACCTCGCCGACGCAATCATCCCTCGCACCGGCACCCCCGGCGCCGCCGACTCCGGCGTTCACTGGCTCATCGACGCCTCACTCGCCGGCCGCGCCCGGGAACTCGCTGCGTTCAAGAAAGGTCTCGCCGCCGTCGCACGCCAACGCAAACAGGGCAAGGATCTCACCGCAATCCTGGCTGCCCTCCAATCCACGAAGGATCCCTTCTTCCGCCAGATTAAAGACCTCACCATCGACTCCTACTACTCCACCCGCGAAGGCCTCGCCGAGGAACTCGGCTGGCACGGCCTCACGCCCATGGCCGAGTTCCCCGGCTGCACCCACCCCGAGCACCAGTCGCAGCGCAAAGGCCGCTCCGGCGCGGCGCCAAATGGTCAGGAATTCGCCGGGTATCCAAAGCCGGAGCCAGTCCGTTTTGCGCGGGATCGTAAAGAGAAAGGCTGA
- a CDS encoding enoyl-CoA hydratase/isomerase family protein, whose translation MSLRAAREGRLMRVTLARPERRNALSEDLCRRLLDAFREADADSGIGAVLLDAEGPVFCSGMDLDESLAENSVARTAIHEELFLAGAHAAKPIVAAVQGGAVAGGVGLVAQAHVVIADDHAVFSLPEIWLGMWPFVIWASIERALGERRALALSLTGEKFNARSANQWGLVHRVVSRELLPGEALAVAGAIADAAPGAVTRGMKLAREARELVLDSVVAVAAGLRAEQLESAEYRVRVAELRAKRKS comes from the coding sequence TTGAGTCTCCGGGCGGCGCGCGAAGGGCGGCTGATGCGGGTAACGCTGGCGCGCCCCGAACGGCGCAACGCGCTCAGCGAAGACCTTTGCCGGCGCCTTCTGGATGCGTTTCGCGAAGCCGATGCCGACAGTGGAATCGGTGCGGTTCTGCTCGATGCGGAGGGTCCGGTCTTCTGCTCGGGCATGGACCTCGACGAGTCACTGGCGGAGAACTCGGTTGCGCGCACGGCGATCCACGAGGAGTTGTTTCTCGCTGGCGCGCATGCGGCCAAGCCGATTGTCGCGGCGGTGCAGGGCGGGGCGGTTGCGGGAGGCGTTGGCCTGGTGGCGCAGGCGCACGTGGTGATCGCCGACGACCATGCCGTGTTCAGCCTGCCGGAGATCTGGCTCGGGATGTGGCCGTTCGTGATCTGGGCGTCGATCGAGCGCGCGTTGGGAGAACGCCGCGCCTTGGCGCTGAGTCTGACCGGGGAGAAATTCAATGCGCGGTCGGCGAACCAGTGGGGCCTGGTGCATCGGGTAGTGAGCCGGGAACTGCTGCCGGGAGAAGCGCTGGCTGTCGCCGGGGCCATCGCCGACGCTGCGCCCGGAGCCGTCACGCGCGGAATGAAGCTGGCGCGCGAGGCTCGGGAATTGGTGCTCGATAGCGTAGTCGCGGTGGCCGCCGGGCTGCGCGCCGAGCAGCTCGAGAGCGCCGAGTATCGGGTCCGGGTGGCGGAATTGCGAGCGAAGAGGAAATCATGA
- a CDS encoding carboxyl transferase domain-containing protein, translating to MASTHPANDAAREHMRRAVERLQSLEDQLREGGGADRIARQHKAGKLTARERVASLIDARSQFLEIGLLVAHDRYEGNAPGAGVVTGLAKIEGRPSVIVANDATVKAGAWWPETIHKILRAQEIAMRNRIPIVYLVDSAGVNLPLQDGIFPGQYGAARIFYYNSLMRRRLRVPQIAAVMGPCIAGGAYLPALSDTIVMVEGTSFMGLGGANLVKGATGQVVDAESLGGARMHTEVSGVAHYMAADDAACLAIIRQKVRELPAPLPKPDGGTLPKRPAEDLYAALPADHRLPYDAQVVVDCLVDAEDYLEFQPDHAPEMICANARWNGRAVGVIANRRGFLRTQAGSRVGGILYTESARKVAYFVEACERAGLPIVYLQDVSGFMVGVDAERDGIIRAGAEMVETMACATTPKIVVTLNHASGAGYYAMAGQGFDPNFTFAWPTARIGVMEGDSAVVAVHGPEIEKYKKAGEPLPPETEARIAQTRADYERWLDATYAAARGHADAIIDPLKTRTRVDFALDAACASEHRAHLAAELLEGRP from the coding sequence GTGAAGGCGGCGGCGCTGACCGTATCGCCAGGCAGCACAAAGCCGGAAAGCTCACCGCCCGGGAGCGCGTGGCCAGCCTGATCGACGCGCGGTCCCAGTTCCTCGAGATCGGCCTGCTCGTTGCGCACGACCGCTACGAGGGCAATGCGCCGGGCGCGGGCGTCGTCACCGGCCTCGCCAAGATCGAGGGGCGTCCTTCGGTAATCGTCGCCAACGACGCCACCGTGAAAGCCGGCGCGTGGTGGCCGGAGACGATCCACAAGATTTTGCGCGCGCAGGAAATCGCGATGCGCAACCGCATCCCGATCGTGTATCTCGTCGATTCGGCGGGCGTGAATCTACCGCTGCAGGACGGGATCTTTCCCGGCCAGTACGGCGCGGCGCGGATCTTCTACTACAACTCGCTGATGCGGCGCCGGCTGCGCGTACCGCAGATCGCGGCGGTGATGGGCCCGTGCATCGCCGGCGGCGCGTATCTGCCCGCGTTGAGCGACACGATTGTCATGGTGGAAGGCACGAGCTTCATGGGGCTCGGCGGGGCGAATCTGGTGAAGGGAGCGACGGGCCAGGTGGTGGACGCGGAGTCGCTTGGCGGCGCACGCATGCACACCGAGGTCAGCGGCGTGGCGCACTATATGGCGGCCGATGATGCGGCGTGTCTCGCGATCATCCGGCAGAAGGTGCGCGAGTTGCCCGCTCCACTGCCGAAGCCCGATGGCGGTACGCTGCCCAAGCGGCCGGCCGAAGATCTGTATGCGGCGCTTCCCGCCGACCATCGCCTGCCCTACGACGCCCAGGTCGTCGTCGATTGCCTTGTCGACGCTGAAGACTATCTCGAGTTCCAGCCCGATCACGCGCCGGAGATGATCTGCGCCAACGCGCGGTGGAACGGCCGCGCGGTGGGTGTGATCGCCAACCGGCGCGGGTTCTTGAGGACGCAGGCCGGCTCACGGGTGGGCGGCATTCTCTACACCGAGTCGGCGCGCAAGGTCGCCTACTTTGTCGAAGCCTGCGAGCGCGCCGGGTTGCCGATCGTGTACTTACAGGACGTATCGGGCTTCATGGTGGGAGTCGACGCCGAGCGCGACGGGATCATTCGCGCCGGCGCCGAGATGGTGGAGACGATGGCCTGCGCGACGACGCCGAAGATTGTCGTCACGCTGAACCACGCGAGCGGAGCCGGATACTACGCGATGGCAGGCCAGGGCTTCGACCCGAACTTCACCTTCGCGTGGCCCACGGCGCGCATCGGCGTGATGGAAGGCGACTCCGCGGTGGTGGCCGTGCACGGTCCCGAGATCGAGAAATACAAGAAAGCCGGGGAGCCGCTTCCCCCCGAGACCGAGGCGCGGATCGCACAGACACGCGCCGACTACGAACGCTGGCTCGACGCCACCTATGCCGCCGCGCGCGGCCATGCCGACGCGATCATCGATCCGTTAAAGACGCGCACGCGCGTGGACTTCGCGCTGGATGCCGCGTGCGCCTCTGAGCATCGCGCGCATCTCGCCGCCGAACTGCTGGAGGGACGCCCATGA
- a CDS encoding GMC family oxidoreductase, translated as MQDTSKVHDVIIIGSGASGGMTAWNLTRQGIDVLMLDAGEKFRRNSFWTHVKPWEWRDRIDRGQHPPRFRLDDKEQPYTWTKDQFFDLYRVWGRGGKTNVWGRVSLRYSDLDFASAERDGWEIPWPIRYKDLGPYYDKVDQLIGVCGGDDDQDSLPGSRFHLPPPAPRCGEQLLRKAAGSIGLSIVAGRRAVLTREHNGHMKCHYCGACGRGCDVSAFFNASDYLIEPALKTGRLSVIDNAVVARVTVDAEGRANGVQYFDRSTGAERHVKGKVVVVAASCVDSTRILLNSKSRQHPNGIGNSSGVIGRYLVEQVRFHMYGLLPDLFGTKVFNDDGISGAHVYMPRFNHRQASVRGTMKRDYLRGYGMQFWGGGAQANAAFAKGIEGFGADFKATVKRKYPALVALHPYGEVLPYRHNRITVDGTPKDRYGVPIAKIEYKIGENERKMTEEMYDTAEAILRAAKAEILPFQRGWLDVAGAAIHEHGTCRMGVDPKRSALNGFSQMHDVRNVFVVDGAAFPTASEKNPTLTILALAWRASDYLADQAKKGSL; from the coding sequence ATGCAGGACACCAGCAAAGTGCACGACGTCATCATCATCGGCAGCGGCGCCTCTGGCGGCATGACCGCCTGGAACCTCACCCGCCAGGGCATCGACGTCCTCATGCTCGACGCCGGCGAGAAGTTCCGCCGCAACAGCTTCTGGACCCACGTCAAACCCTGGGAATGGCGCGATCGCATCGATCGCGGACAGCATCCGCCCCGGTTCCGCCTCGACGACAAAGAGCAGCCCTACACCTGGACCAAGGATCAATTCTTCGACCTCTACCGTGTCTGGGGCCGCGGCGGCAAAACCAACGTCTGGGGCCGCGTCTCCCTCCGCTACTCCGACCTCGACTTCGCCTCCGCCGAACGCGACGGCTGGGAGATCCCCTGGCCCATCCGCTACAAGGACCTCGGCCCCTACTACGACAAAGTCGACCAGTTGATCGGAGTCTGCGGCGGCGACGACGACCAGGACTCCCTCCCCGGCTCGCGCTTCCATCTCCCCCCGCCCGCCCCGCGCTGCGGCGAGCAACTTCTCCGCAAGGCCGCCGGCTCCATCGGCCTCTCCATCGTCGCCGGACGCCGCGCCGTCCTCACCCGCGAACACAACGGCCACATGAAGTGCCACTACTGCGGCGCCTGCGGACGCGGCTGCGACGTCTCGGCATTCTTCAATGCATCGGACTATCTGATCGAGCCCGCCCTCAAAACCGGCCGACTCTCGGTCATCGATAACGCCGTCGTCGCCCGCGTCACCGTCGACGCCGAAGGCCGCGCCAACGGTGTCCAGTACTTCGACCGCTCCACCGGAGCCGAGCGCCACGTGAAAGGCAAAGTGGTCGTCGTCGCCGCCTCCTGCGTCGACTCCACCCGTATCCTCCTCAACTCCAAATCCCGCCAGCACCCCAACGGCATCGGCAACTCGAGCGGCGTCATCGGCCGCTACCTCGTCGAACAGGTGCGCTTCCATATGTACGGCCTCCTGCCGGACCTGTTCGGAACCAAGGTCTTCAACGACGACGGCATCTCCGGCGCGCACGTCTACATGCCTCGCTTCAATCACCGCCAGGCATCGGTGCGCGGAACCATGAAGCGCGATTACCTCCGCGGCTACGGCATGCAGTTCTGGGGCGGCGGCGCACAGGCCAACGCCGCGTTCGCCAAGGGCATCGAAGGTTTCGGCGCGGATTTCAAAGCCACCGTCAAGCGAAAATACCCGGCGCTCGTCGCCCTGCATCCCTACGGCGAAGTCCTCCCCTACCGCCACAATCGCATCACCGTCGACGGCACACCCAAGGACCGCTACGGCGTCCCCATCGCCAAGATCGAATACAAGATCGGTGAGAACGAGCGCAAGATGACGGAGGAGATGTACGATACGGCCGAAGCCATCCTCCGCGCCGCCAAGGCCGAAATTCTACCCTTCCAGCGCGGCTGGCTCGACGTCGCCGGCGCGGCCATCCACGAACACGGAACCTGCCGCATGGGCGTCGATCCCAAACGAAGCGCCCTGAACGGCTTCAGTCAGATGCACGACGTCAGGAACGTCTTCGTCGTCGACGGCGCGGCCTTCCCCACCGCCAGCGAAAAGAACCCGACGCTAACGATCCTCGCGCTCGCCTGGCGCGCGTCGGACTATCTCGCCGATCAGGCGAAGAAGGGTTCGCTGTAG